The sequence CCGACTCTGGTAATCACTGAAATCAAAGGAACGGTCACATTGGTCGTATCCAGTCTGCCGCCGAGTCCGGTCTCCAGAAGAGAAAAATCCGTCTGTTCCTCAGTAAAGTAGAGATAGGCGGCGGCGGTGAGCACCTCGAAATACGTCTGCTTTCCGCTTTGCCGACCGATGCCGCGTATCCGGTCGATGTATCTTTGCAGCCGCGCATCCGGAATCTCCTGATGGTTGACTTTTATTCTCTCGTTCACACGTGCCAAATGGGGTGAGCTGAAGAGCCCGACCCGATAACCGCACTCCTGGAGACAGGCATCCAGGATCGCCGCGGTCGAGCCCTTGCCTTTGGTTCCTGCGATATGTATCACATTCTTCAATCTCTTTTCAGGTGAACCGAGTCTTTTCAAAAACCCGATGAACGGTTCGAGCCGATAATTATATCGGGGCGTCTTTTCGTAATTTATCAAGCCGTTTAAAAACTTTAAATACCGCACACCAACCACTAACCCAGTGGTTTGAGCTTCATCGCAATATCGATCGCCCGCGCCGAATGTGTCAATGCGCCCACTGAAACAAAATCCACGCCGCACTCAATGAAATTACTGATATTGTTGAGGTCGATACCGCCGCTCACTTCGATCTCCATATTCTCCGCCTGACTGCGCACCATCCTCACCGCCTCTTTTATCTGATTGACATTCATATTATCAAGCATAATCCGGTTCACCCTGAGCGCAATCGCCTCTTTCAATTCGGCAAAGGTCTTCACCTCCACTTCAATGAAAACCTTCTTTCTCTTCTTTCTTATCTTCTGCACAGCCGCGGTGATACCGCCTGCAATCTCGATGTGATTGTCTTTGATGAGCACCCGGTCATAGAGTCCGAACCTGTGATTATAGCCACCGCCCATGCGTACGGCATACTTCTCCATTATCCGTAAACCGGGAAGTGTCTTGCGTGTATCAAGCACCTTGATACAACCCTTTGCCGCATCGACGAATCTCTTTGTCAGGGTCGCGATACCGCTCAGGTGCTGCAGAAAGTTGAGTGCGGTCCGCTCCCCTTTCAAGCAGGCACCAGCAGGTCCGATAATCGTGGCGATCGTCATTCCCGGTGAAAACGGGCTGCCGTCTTCCAGTTTTATCTGGAAATCGATTCGTTCATCAAGTTCAGTAAAGACCATACGGGCGATCTCCACTCCGCACAAAACACCGTCCTGTTTGGGAAAGATGATCCCCAGTGACCGGGTGTCGTCAGTGACGATAGGGTCGGTCGTGATGTCTCCACGCCCGATGTCCTCTT comes from candidate division WOR-3 bacterium and encodes:
- the nadC gene encoding carboxylating nicotinate-nucleotide diphosphorylase, whose translation is MKRGVKQKDKEKREFLKIVRRALKEDIGRGDITTDPIVTDDTRSLGIIFPKQDGVLCGVEIARMVFTELDERIDFQIKLEDGSPFSPGMTIATIIGPAGACLKGERTALNFLQHLSGIATLTKRFVDAAKGCIKVLDTRKTLPGLRIMEKYAVRMGGGYNHRFGLYDRVLIKDNHIEIAGGITAAVQKIRKKRKKVFIEVEVKTFAELKEAIALRVNRIMLDNMNVNQIKEAVRMVRSQAENMEIEVSGGIDLNNISNFIECGVDFVSVGALTHSARAIDIAMKLKPLG